In Burkholderia sp. WP9, a genomic segment contains:
- a CDS encoding DUF6641 family protein: MSTLNNLKLVTAKRPGALPQIVQRRNRLIAKIWEQTELAKAQQEGKTFQPTRFRSVKDAETGERRNMEVQKRVRAWWFTAENGKLCLQVRYGAKVLELAKGKTGIEVGATDNLIPTLDALKAAVAAGELDAVLEAVSATMRSGFAAN, encoded by the coding sequence ATGAGCACTCTGAACAATCTGAAGCTGGTCACAGCGAAACGTCCCGGTGCTTTGCCGCAAATCGTGCAGCGCCGTAATCGTTTGATCGCGAAAATCTGGGAGCAGACGGAACTCGCGAAAGCACAGCAGGAAGGAAAAACGTTTCAACCGACCCGTTTCCGCTCGGTCAAGGATGCAGAAACCGGCGAACGCCGTAACATGGAGGTACAGAAGCGCGTTCGTGCATGGTGGTTCACCGCTGAAAACGGCAAGCTCTGCCTGCAAGTCCGCTATGGTGCGAAGGTACTGGAACTGGCGAAGGGAAAAACTGGTATTGAAGTCGGTGCAACCGACAATTTGATTCCGACGCTCGACGCATTGAAGGCTGCCGTTGCCGCAGGTGAATTGGACGCAGTGCTTGAGGCCGTTAGCGCAACGATGCGATCGGGTTTCGCAGCAAACTGA
- a CDS encoding site-specific integrase, which translates to MATFSQRNGRWQVKVVRKGFPTQYKSFATKAEGQVWARSVETAMDDGTWVDPASTTDITFGKLLERYRESVTPSKHSRRSEEYRIGKMMRQKIAEYSMRNLTTSVLADYRDQRLKGASNSSVCRELATISAVITHAQREWGLSMTNPAKLVKRPRLPPGRSRILKPTEIDRLMHELNAERHDLRSKWLVPLIKLALETAMRQGELLSLLWKHVDLEDRIAYLPMTKNGKDRHVPLSTAAIAILDRLERVEERVIPISQNVVLCAWPRACRRAGIEDFHFHDLRHMATTNLAKRLPNVIELASVTGHSNVQMLKRYYHVSARELAQKLG; encoded by the coding sequence ATGGCCACATTCAGTCAACGCAATGGCCGTTGGCAAGTGAAGGTAGTCCGTAAGGGATTTCCTACCCAGTACAAATCGTTTGCAACGAAAGCGGAAGGGCAAGTTTGGGCACGTTCTGTCGAAACTGCAATGGATGACGGAACGTGGGTCGATCCGGCCAGCACAACCGACATAACGTTCGGCAAACTGTTAGAGCGATATAGAGAGTCGGTTACGCCGTCAAAGCACAGTCGCCGCAGCGAGGAATATCGTATCGGCAAAATGATGCGGCAGAAAATCGCTGAGTACAGTATGCGCAACCTCACGACCAGCGTGCTTGCTGACTATCGAGATCAGCGTCTAAAGGGCGCATCGAATTCGAGCGTATGTCGAGAGCTTGCAACGATTAGCGCTGTTATCACGCACGCGCAACGTGAATGGGGCCTCAGTATGACCAATCCGGCAAAGCTTGTGAAAAGACCGCGATTGCCGCCCGGTAGAAGCCGCATATTGAAACCAACTGAGATCGATCGCCTGATGCATGAACTAAATGCTGAACGGCACGATTTGCGCAGCAAATGGTTGGTACCACTAATTAAACTCGCGCTCGAAACCGCGATGCGTCAGGGGGAATTGTTGTCTCTGCTGTGGAAGCACGTTGACCTTGAGGACCGAATTGCATATCTGCCTATGACAAAGAACGGAAAGGACCGGCACGTGCCGTTGAGTACTGCTGCGATCGCAATTTTGGACCGCCTTGAGCGTGTTGAGGAGCGTGTTATCCCCATCAGTCAGAACGTCGTTTTGTGTGCATGGCCGCGAGCCTGCAGACGCGCCGGTATCGAAGACTTTCATTTCCACGATCTGCGGCATATGGCAACAACGAACCTAGCGAAGAGGCTGCCGAACGTTATCGAACTCGCATCCGTAACCGGGCATTCCAATGTGCAAATGTTAAAGCGCTATTACCATGTGTCTGCAAGGGAGCTAGCTCAAAAGCTCGGCTGA
- the coaD gene encoding pantetheine-phosphate adenylyltransferase yields the protein MVVAVYPGTFDPLTRGHEDLVRRASSIFDTLVVGVADSRNKKPFFTLEERLDIAHEVLGHYPNVQVMSFKGLLKDFVRSNNARVIVRGLRAVSDFEYEFQMAGMNRYLLPDVETMFMTPSDQYQFISGTIVREIAQLGGDVSKFVFPSVEQWLKEKVAALDPANGASAGQP from the coding sequence ATGGTAGTCGCCGTGTACCCGGGCACGTTCGATCCGCTGACGCGCGGTCACGAAGACCTCGTTCGGCGCGCGTCGAGCATTTTCGACACGCTGGTGGTCGGCGTCGCCGACAGCCGTAACAAAAAGCCATTTTTTACGCTCGAAGAGCGCCTCGACATTGCTCACGAAGTGCTCGGGCACTACCCGAACGTTCAGGTAATGAGTTTCAAGGGGCTATTGAAGGATTTCGTGCGCAGCAATAACGCGCGGGTGATCGTGCGTGGCTTGCGGGCCGTGTCGGACTTCGAATATGAGTTCCAGATGGCCGGCATGAATCGCTATTTGCTGCCTGATGTCGAAACCATGTTCATGACGCCGTCCGATCAATACCAGTTCATTTCGGGCACGATCGTGCGCGAAATTGCCCAACTGGGCGGCGATGTCAGCAAATTCGTGTTCCCGTCGGTCGAGCAATGGCTGAAGGAAAAGGTCGCCGCGCTGGACCCGGCCAACGGCGCTTCGGCGGGGCAACCGTAA
- the rsmD gene encoding 16S rRNA (guanine(966)-N(2))-methyltransferase RsmD: protein MPRSAPSRAHGASSKGGKPHAIRIIGGDWKRTPLPVLDLDGLRPTPDRVRETLFNWLGQNLDGQRCLDLFAGSGALGFEAASRGAARVLMVERNARAASQLRANQERLSARTIEIAEADGLRLAASLAPGSFDVVFLDPPFGEDLLGKALALAVPLVSADGFLYVEAGEALEVEGNETLAGWEIVRQGKAGAVHFHLLQRENKE from the coding sequence ATGCCCCGTTCTGCACCTTCACGCGCCCATGGCGCTTCGTCCAAAGGCGGCAAGCCGCACGCCATCCGTATCATCGGCGGTGACTGGAAGCGCACGCCTTTGCCCGTGCTCGATCTCGACGGCCTGCGCCCCACGCCCGACCGCGTGCGCGAGACGCTGTTCAACTGGCTGGGCCAGAATCTGGACGGCCAGCGCTGCCTCGATCTGTTCGCTGGCAGCGGCGCGCTGGGCTTCGAGGCCGCGTCGCGCGGCGCCGCCCGGGTGTTGATGGTGGAGCGCAATGCGCGGGCCGCCAGCCAGTTGCGCGCTAATCAGGAACGCCTGTCGGCGCGCACGATCGAAATTGCTGAAGCCGACGGTTTGCGTCTTGCCGCGAGTCTCGCGCCCGGTTCATTCGACGTGGTGTTTCTCGACCCGCCGTTCGGCGAAGATCTGCTCGGCAAGGCGCTCGCACTCGCGGTGCCGCTCGTCAGTGCAGACGGATTTCTTTACGTGGAAGCCGGCGAGGCGCTCGAAGTAGAGGGAAACGAGACGCTCGCCGGGTGGGAAATCGTGCGGCAAGGGAAAGCGGGCGCTGTCCACTTTCATTTGCTGCAGCGCGAAAATAAGGAATAA
- the ftsY gene encoding signal recognition particle-docking protein FtsY → MFSFFKRFKGSKESDNAPEESQSAPEAPAPEAAVQAPAPVAPATPRPAAAPARVEAPAAAAPAAIEPEPEDSAPETVEIVPPPLQDAGAKRSWLTRLKTGLSKTSSSLTGIFVGTKIDEDLYEELETALLMSDAGVDATEFLLEALREKVRAERLTEPQQVKAALRTLLVDLLKPLEKSLMLGRAQPLVMMIAGVNGAGKTTSIGKLAKHLQSFDQSVLLAAGDTFRAAAREQLAIWGQRNNVTVVSQESGDPAAVIFDAVGAARARKIDVMMADTAGRLPTQLHLMEELRKVKRVIGKAQDGAPHEVLLVIDANTGQNALTQVKAFDDALGLTGLIVTKLDGTAKGGILAAIARQRPIPVYFIGVGEKVEDLQPFSAEEFSDALLGG, encoded by the coding sequence ATGTTCAGCTTTTTCAAACGATTCAAGGGTTCGAAAGAGTCCGATAACGCGCCAGAAGAGTCGCAATCCGCGCCAGAAGCCCCGGCGCCCGAAGCCGCCGTGCAGGCGCCTGCGCCGGTCGCGCCGGCCACCCCGCGTCCGGCGGCGGCTCCGGCTCGCGTCGAGGCGCCTGCTGCGGCCGCTCCGGCGGCAATCGAGCCCGAGCCGGAAGATTCCGCGCCCGAAACCGTCGAAATCGTTCCGCCTCCGCTGCAGGACGCAGGCGCGAAGCGCTCATGGCTGACACGCCTGAAGACTGGTTTGTCGAAAACGAGTTCGAGCCTGACCGGCATCTTTGTCGGCACGAAGATCGACGAGGATCTGTACGAAGAGCTCGAAACCGCGCTGCTGATGTCGGACGCGGGCGTCGACGCCACCGAATTCCTGCTCGAAGCGCTGCGCGAAAAAGTGCGCGCCGAGCGCCTCACCGAACCGCAGCAGGTCAAGGCGGCGCTGCGCACACTGCTGGTCGACCTGCTCAAGCCGCTTGAAAAATCGCTTATGCTCGGCCGCGCGCAGCCGCTCGTCATGATGATCGCGGGCGTCAACGGCGCGGGCAAAACCACCAGCATCGGCAAGCTCGCCAAACATCTGCAAAGCTTCGATCAGTCGGTGCTGCTGGCTGCGGGCGACACGTTCCGCGCCGCCGCGCGCGAGCAACTGGCCATCTGGGGCCAGCGCAACAACGTGACCGTGGTGTCGCAGGAGAGCGGCGATCCGGCCGCCGTGATCTTCGACGCGGTCGGCGCCGCGCGTGCGCGCAAGATCGACGTGATGATGGCGGACACGGCCGGTCGGCTGCCGACCCAGTTGCATCTCATGGAAGAATTGCGCAAGGTGAAACGCGTGATCGGCAAGGCACAAGACGGCGCGCCGCACGAGGTACTGCTGGTGATCGACGCCAACACCGGCCAGAACGCACTCACGCAAGTGAAAGCTTTCGACGATGCGCTCGGCCTCACCGGCCTGATCGTCACCAAGCTCGACGGCACGGCGAAAGGCGGCATTCTGGCCGCGATCGCCCGGCAGCGTCCGATTCCGGTGTACTTCATCGGCGTTGGCGAAAAGGTCGAGGACTTGCAGCCGTTCAGCGCGGAAGAGTTTTCCGACGCGTTGCTGGGTGGCTAA
- the maiA gene encoding maleylacetoacetate isomerase, which yields MKLYSYFRSSASYRVRIALNVKNLPYDYVPVHLVRDGGEQLKPEYRKVNVDGIVPTFVDGNDVMPQSLAIIEYLEETHPEPPLLPVAPADRAYVRALALQVACEIHPLNNLRVLKYLKHTLCVDDDAKDAWYRHWVEAGFATFEAHVAGDSRTGKLCFGDTPTIADTCLIPQVFNAQRFKVDTAKFPTIQRIYDYAMQLDAFARAAPGVQPDTE from the coding sequence ATGAAGCTCTACAGCTATTTCCGTAGTTCGGCGTCCTATCGCGTGCGTATTGCGCTGAACGTGAAGAATCTGCCGTATGACTACGTGCCGGTCCACCTCGTGCGCGACGGCGGCGAGCAGTTGAAGCCCGAATACCGGAAAGTGAATGTGGACGGCATCGTGCCGACCTTCGTCGACGGCAACGACGTGATGCCGCAGTCGCTCGCGATCATCGAGTATCTGGAAGAGACGCACCCTGAGCCGCCTCTGCTGCCCGTGGCGCCGGCCGATCGCGCGTATGTGCGTGCGCTGGCACTGCAGGTGGCGTGCGAGATTCATCCGCTGAACAATCTGCGCGTGCTGAAGTATCTGAAGCACACCTTGTGTGTCGACGACGATGCCAAGGACGCGTGGTACCGGCATTGGGTGGAAGCAGGTTTCGCGACGTTCGAAGCACACGTCGCGGGCGACTCGCGTACCGGCAAGCTGTGTTTTGGCGATACGCCCACGATCGCCGATACCTGCCTGATTCCGCAGGTGTTCAACGCGCAACGCTTCAAGGTCGACACCGCGAAGTTTCCGACGATCCAGCGCATCTACGACTACGCAATGCAACTTGATGCGTTTGCCCGCGCGGCGCCAGGCGTGCAGCCCGACACCGAGTAA
- a CDS encoding fumarylacetoacetate hydrolase family protein, with the protein MSYVFAPAPVVAVPVVGSSEQFAVRRIYCVGRNYEAHAREMGHDPDREPPFFFTKPADAVLYVAPGATGEFPYPSQSKNVHFEMEMVAAIGKGGKNIPAETALDHVYGYALGLDMTRRDLQAEAKKLGRPWDTAKGFDHSAPLGPIHPAATVGHVGKGAIWLSVNGEEKQSSDVSQLIWSVAETVAYLSTLFELQPGDLIFTGTPEGVGAVVPGDLMKGGVDGLGELSVRVV; encoded by the coding sequence ATGAGTTACGTGTTTGCACCCGCACCGGTGGTCGCGGTGCCGGTGGTGGGATCCAGCGAGCAATTCGCGGTGCGTCGCATCTACTGCGTGGGCCGCAATTACGAGGCACATGCGCGGGAGATGGGACACGATCCTGATCGCGAACCGCCGTTCTTCTTCACCAAGCCGGCTGACGCCGTGCTGTACGTCGCGCCTGGCGCCACCGGGGAGTTTCCTTATCCGTCGCAGTCGAAAAACGTCCATTTCGAAATGGAAATGGTGGCGGCGATCGGCAAGGGCGGCAAGAACATTCCGGCCGAAACCGCGCTCGACCACGTCTACGGCTACGCGCTCGGTCTGGACATGACGCGTCGCGATCTGCAGGCGGAAGCGAAAAAGCTCGGCCGTCCGTGGGACACCGCGAAGGGCTTCGATCACTCGGCGCCGCTCGGCCCGATCCATCCGGCGGCCACGGTCGGCCATGTCGGCAAGGGCGCGATCTGGTTGTCGGTCAACGGCGAGGAAAAGCAAAGCTCGGACGTGTCGCAACTGATCTGGTCGGTGGCCGAGACGGTCGCTTATCTGTCGACGCTGTTCGAATTGCAACCCGGTGATCTGATTTTCACCGGCACGCCGGAAGGCGTCGGCGCGGTGGTGCCGGGCGATCTGATGAAGGGCGGCGTGGACGGGCTCGGCGAGCTCAGCGTGCGCGTCGTCTGA
- the ybiB gene encoding DNA-binding protein YbiB: protein MTDSADTANPFPCARFIKEIGRGPNGARALTADDTRALYTAMLDGRVADLELGAVLLAYRVKGETADELAAMLAGAHASFEPVHLPHGAFRPVSIPTYNGARKQPNLVPLLALLLAREGVPVLVHGVTEDPGRVTSAEIFTHLQIPHARSLADIEDGLAERRLAFAPIDMLAPKLARLLALRRRMGVRNSTHTLVKILQPFAPAGLRLVNYTHPPYRDSLTQLFNTHPDAAAGGALLARGTEGEAVADTRRQVQVDWLHDGICETRVPHERSSPDAPEVDLPEAKDAPTTAAWISAVLRGEAPVPSAIERQVELIVDVARMPV from the coding sequence ATGACCGACTCCGCCGACACCGCCAATCCCTTCCCCTGCGCCCGCTTCATCAAGGAAATCGGCCGGGGCCCCAACGGCGCCCGCGCGCTGACTGCCGACGATACGCGCGCCCTCTACACCGCCATGCTCGACGGCCGCGTGGCCGATCTCGAACTCGGCGCGGTGTTGCTCGCGTATCGCGTGAAGGGCGAAACCGCCGACGAACTCGCCGCGATGCTGGCCGGCGCGCATGCGTCGTTCGAGCCGGTTCATCTGCCGCACGGCGCGTTTCGGCCCGTGTCGATACCCACCTACAACGGCGCGCGCAAGCAGCCGAATCTGGTGCCGCTGCTCGCCCTGCTGCTGGCTCGCGAAGGCGTGCCGGTGCTGGTGCATGGCGTAACCGAAGATCCGGGCCGCGTGACGAGCGCGGAAATCTTCACGCATCTGCAGATTCCGCACGCGCGCTCGCTCGCCGACATCGAAGACGGTCTCGCCGAGCGCCGCCTTGCGTTCGCGCCGATCGACATGCTCGCGCCGAAACTCGCGCGCCTGCTCGCGCTGCGCCGGCGCATGGGCGTGCGTAATTCGACGCACACGCTGGTAAAGATTCTGCAACCGTTCGCGCCCGCGGGATTGCGCCTCGTGAACTACACGCACCCGCCCTATCGCGACAGTCTCACTCAACTGTTCAACACACACCCGGACGCGGCAGCCGGCGGCGCCCTGCTCGCGCGCGGTACGGAAGGCGAAGCGGTGGCGGATACGCGCCGTCAGGTGCAGGTCGACTGGCTGCACGACGGGATCTGCGAAACACGCGTGCCGCATGAACGCTCGTCGCCCGATGCGCCGGAAGTCGACTTGCCCGAGGCCAAAGACGCGCCGACGACAGCCGCCTGGATCAGCGCCGTCCTGCGTGGCGAGGCGCCGGTGCCGAGCGCGATCGAACGGCAGGTCGAACTGATCGTGGACGTCGCCAGAATGCCGGTGTGA
- a CDS encoding nuclear transport factor 2 family protein, with protein sequence MVAKIFEAIRAVERERFRAMVDGDGQSLDSLLADNVSYVHTNGKRETKRQFIDGIVAGRRRYRQIEVQSQDLLPVGRETCVVTGRALIEMEANNGALLFPIAYTAIHTQEDGQWRLIAWQATRCAIE encoded by the coding sequence ATGGTGGCAAAGATATTCGAAGCGATTCGCGCGGTCGAGCGAGAGCGTTTTCGTGCAATGGTCGACGGCGACGGCCAGTCGCTCGACTCGCTGCTCGCGGATAACGTGAGCTACGTTCACACGAACGGCAAGCGGGAAACGAAGCGGCAGTTCATCGACGGGATTGTCGCGGGGCGCCGCCGCTATCGGCAGATCGAGGTGCAGTCGCAAGATCTGCTGCCGGTCGGGCGGGAAACCTGCGTGGTCACCGGCCGGGCTTTGATCGAAATGGAAGCGAACAACGGCGCGCTGCTGTTTCCGATTGCCTACACGGCGATCCATACGCAGGAAGACGGGCAATGGCGCCTGATCGCCTGGCAAGCGACGCGTTGCGCAATCGAGTGA
- a CDS encoding acyloxyacyl hydrolase codes for MNNKKNVLRGLALKIATGAVLVGMSALASADQFGVQVAGGLGDRHVKKLDLGIVWDPDLTWWQIGDWHFSLIGEAHVAWWHTNEGNVHDNIAEVGVTPIIRFIKESGPIRPYAEVGAGIRLLSSPRLSSTFTLGTAFQFADMAGVGMQFGNRQQYQAGYRFQHISNGGIKEPNPGINFHQLYLQYNF; via the coding sequence ATGAACAACAAAAAGAATGTTTTGCGTGGTCTGGCTCTAAAAATTGCGACAGGGGCGGTACTGGTGGGAATGTCGGCATTGGCTTCGGCGGACCAGTTCGGCGTACAGGTGGCCGGTGGACTCGGCGATCGTCACGTCAAGAAACTCGATCTGGGAATCGTCTGGGATCCGGATCTGACCTGGTGGCAGATCGGCGACTGGCATTTCTCGCTGATCGGCGAAGCGCATGTGGCATGGTGGCACACCAACGAAGGCAACGTGCACGACAATATCGCCGAGGTTGGCGTGACGCCGATCATCCGCTTCATCAAGGAATCGGGCCCGATCCGCCCGTATGCCGAGGTGGGCGCGGGCATCCGCTTGCTTTCGAGCCCTCGGCTATCTTCGACCTTCACGCTGGGCACGGCGTTCCAGTTCGCCGACATGGCCGGTGTGGGCATGCAGTTCGGCAACCGCCAGCAGTATCAGGCGGGATATCGCTTCCAGCATATTTCCAACGGCGGTATCAAAGAGCCGAATCCTGGTATAAATTTCCACCAGCTATATCTGCAATATAACTTCTGA
- the rpoH gene encoding RNA polymerase sigma factor RpoH: MSHAMTLPSTLSPSSAKAASAGALALSHSSLLPGQLGNIDAYIQAVNRIPMLTPAEERQFATEFREQDNLESARRLVLSHLRLVVSIARNYLGYGLPHADLIQEGNIGLMKAVKRFDPEQNVRLVSYAMHWIKAEIHEYILRNWRMVKVATTKAQRKLFFNLRSHKQGLGAFTPDQIDDLAKELNVKREEVSEMETRLSGGDIALEGQVEDGEESYAPIAYLADSHSEPTAVLASRQRDKLQSDGIASALDALDARSRRIIEARWLKVEDDGSGGSTLHELADEFGVSAERIRQIEASAMKKMRGALTEYA, translated from the coding sequence GTGAGCCATGCAATGACCCTTCCGAGTACTCTGAGCCCGTCGTCGGCTAAGGCCGCTTCGGCAGGTGCGCTGGCGCTCTCGCATTCCTCGCTGCTGCCCGGTCAACTGGGCAATATCGACGCCTACATCCAGGCCGTAAATCGGATTCCGATGCTGACGCCGGCGGAAGAACGCCAGTTCGCCACCGAATTTCGCGAGCAGGACAACCTCGAGTCCGCGCGCCGTCTCGTCCTGTCGCACCTGCGGCTGGTCGTATCGATCGCGCGCAACTATCTGGGTTATGGACTGCCGCACGCCGACCTGATCCAGGAAGGCAATATCGGCCTGATGAAGGCCGTGAAGCGCTTCGATCCGGAGCAGAACGTGCGCCTCGTGTCGTACGCCATGCACTGGATCAAGGCCGAGATCCACGAATACATTCTGCGCAACTGGCGGATGGTGAAAGTCGCCACGACCAAGGCGCAGCGCAAGCTGTTTTTCAATCTGCGCAGCCACAAGCAAGGGCTGGGCGCGTTCACGCCGGACCAGATCGACGATCTGGCCAAAGAGTTGAACGTGAAGCGCGAAGAAGTTTCCGAAATGGAAACGCGTCTGTCCGGCGGCGACATCGCGCTGGAAGGCCAGGTTGAAGACGGCGAAGAGTCGTACGCACCGATCGCCTATCTGGCCGACTCGCATAGCGAACCGACCGCCGTGCTGGCTTCGCGTCAGCGCGACAAGCTGCAAAGCGACGGTATCGCAAGCGCGCTGGACGCACTGGACGCCCGCAGCCGCCGCATCATCGAGGCTCGCTGGCTGAAGGTGGAAGACGACGGCTCGGGTGGCTCGACGCTGCACGAACTCGCCGACGAGTTTGGCGTATCGGCCGAGCGGATTCGCCAGATCGAGGCGAGCGCAATGAAGAAGATGCGCGGTGCACTCACCGAATATGCGTAA
- the cydP gene encoding cytochrome oxidase putative small subunit CydP, protein MTIALNRNTVRRPSLRKRFHGWVRGPTLARDIAIVLAIKFALLMALKYAFFNHPQAEHMSLPPEQVAQALLSAPASHPSQGDQHAR, encoded by the coding sequence ATGACCATAGCCCTCAATCGCAATACCGTCCGCCGCCCGAGCCTGCGCAAGAGGTTCCACGGCTGGGTGCGCGGTCCGACGTTGGCGCGGGACATCGCCATCGTCCTCGCCATCAAATTCGCACTGCTGATGGCGCTCAAATACGCGTTCTTCAACCATCCACAGGCAGAGCACATGTCGCTCCCGCCTGAGCAAGTCGCGCAGGCGCTGCTGTCCGCGCCTGCCTCGCATCCGTCCCAAGGTGATCAACATGCCCGTTAG
- a CDS encoding cytochrome ubiquinol oxidase subunit I — protein MPVSEVVELSRLQFAITALYHFLFVPLTLGLSWLLVIMESVYVMTGKQIYKDMTQFWGKLFGINFAMGVTTGLTLEFQFGTNWSYYSHYVGDIFGVPLAVEGLMAFFLESTFVGLFFFGWKRLSKVQHVGVTFLVALGSNLSALWILVANGWMNNPVGATFNYQTMRMELDSIFSVLFNPVAQVKFVHTVSAGYVTASMFVLGVSSWYLLKRRDTEFALRSFAIAAGFGLASTLCVIVLGDESGYRTGEVQQVKLAAIESEWETAPAPAPFTIIGIPNQKEERTDYAIRVPYALGLIATRSLDEPVVGLKDLMVRNEARIRNGMLAYAALQKLKQGDVTDEAKAAFDAHKQDLGYGLMLKQFTANVTDATPDQITQAAKKTIPPVAPVFFSFRLMVGLGILFLATFVLAFWFCAQRSLLLEKRRWFLRWAVWAIPLPWLAAEFGWIVAEVGRQPWTIAGILPTSLSASSLTAGDLYLSIGGFVVFYTVLFIIEIMLMFKYARLGPSSLHTGRYHHEQQPPNQPLNQPLPTNTAA, from the coding sequence ATGCCCGTTAGCGAAGTCGTAGAACTGTCGCGCCTCCAGTTCGCCATCACGGCGCTCTATCACTTCCTGTTCGTGCCGCTCACGCTCGGCCTGTCCTGGCTGCTCGTCATCATGGAATCCGTCTACGTGATGACCGGCAAGCAGATCTACAAGGACATGACCCAGTTCTGGGGCAAGCTGTTCGGCATCAACTTTGCCATGGGCGTCACCACCGGCCTCACGCTCGAATTCCAGTTCGGCACCAACTGGTCGTACTACTCGCATTACGTGGGCGATATTTTCGGCGTGCCGCTCGCCGTCGAAGGCCTGATGGCGTTCTTCCTCGAGTCCACCTTCGTCGGCCTGTTCTTCTTTGGCTGGAAGCGTCTCTCGAAGGTCCAGCACGTGGGTGTCACGTTCCTCGTCGCGCTCGGCTCGAACCTCTCGGCGCTGTGGATTCTGGTGGCCAACGGCTGGATGAACAATCCGGTCGGCGCCACCTTCAACTATCAGACCATGCGCATGGAGCTCGACAGCATCTTCTCCGTGCTGTTCAATCCGGTCGCGCAGGTCAAGTTCGTGCACACTGTCTCGGCGGGCTATGTGACGGCCTCGATGTTCGTGCTCGGCGTGTCGTCGTGGTATCTGCTCAAGCGCCGCGACACCGAATTCGCGCTGCGCTCGTTCGCGATCGCCGCCGGGTTCGGCCTCGCCTCCACGCTGTGCGTGATCGTGCTCGGCGACGAATCCGGCTACCGCACCGGCGAAGTCCAGCAGGTCAAACTGGCCGCGATCGAATCCGAATGGGAAACCGCGCCTGCGCCGGCACCGTTTACGATCATCGGGATACCGAACCAGAAGGAAGAACGTACCGACTACGCGATCCGGGTTCCCTACGCGCTCGGCCTGATCGCCACGCGCTCACTCGACGAACCCGTGGTCGGCCTGAAGGACCTGATGGTGCGCAACGAGGCGCGCATCAGGAACGGCATGCTCGCCTACGCCGCGCTGCAGAAGCTGAAACAGGGCGACGTCACCGACGAAGCCAAAGCCGCCTTCGACGCGCACAAGCAGGACCTCGGCTACGGCCTGATGCTCAAGCAGTTCACCGCGAACGTCACCGACGCCACGCCCGACCAGATCACCCAGGCCGCAAAGAAAACGATCCCGCCGGTGGCGCCCGTGTTCTTCTCGTTCCGCCTGATGGTGGGCCTCGGCATCCTGTTCCTCGCGACCTTCGTGCTGGCGTTCTGGTTCTGCGCGCAGCGCTCGCTGCTGCTGGAGAAGCGCCGCTGGTTCCTGCGCTGGGCCGTGTGGGCGATTCCGCTGCCGTGGCTCGCGGCGGAATTCGGCTGGATTGTCGCGGAAGTGGGCCGCCAGCCGTGGACCATCGCGGGCATTCTGCCCACCAGCCTGTCGGCCTCGAGCCTGACGGCAGGCGACCTGTATCTGAGTATCGGGGGCTTCGTGGTGTTCTACACGGTGCTGTTCATCATCGAGATCATGCTGATGTTCAAGTATGCGCGGCTCGGTCCCTCGTCGCTGCATACGGGCCGTTACCACCATGAACAACAGCCGCCGAATCAGCCGCTGAACCAGCCGTTGCCGACCAACACGGCCGCCTGA